The sequence TGCTGCACGGGGTCGGCTGGACGCCGGCGTTCGCCGGCAGCGCGGTCGCGGGGCTGGTGGTCCTCGTCCCCCTGGTGCTGTTCCTGCGCGACCACCCGGAGGGGCACGAGCCGGCCTCCCCGCCGCGGGGCGGGGGAGGCTTCGTCCGCCGCCAGATCAGGGAGTCCTGGAGCGAACCCGGCACCCGCCTCGGGCTGTGGGTGCACTTCACGACGCAGTTCCCGGCGATGGTGTTCCTGCTGCTGTGGGGGATGCCCTTCCTGGTCGAGGCGCAAGGGCTGTCGCGGACCACCGCGGGCGGACTGCTGACGCTGGTGGTCGCCTCGAACATGGCCCTCGGGCTGGTCTACGGCCAGATCGTCGGCCGCCGCCAGTGCTCGCGGATCCCGCTCGCCCTGGGCACGGTCGGGCTGACCGCCCTGCTGTGGGCGGCGGTCCTGGTGTACCCGGGGGACCGGGCCCCGATGTGGCTGCTGGTCACGCTGTGCCTGGTCCTCGGCTCGTGCGGTCCGGCCTCGATGATCGGCTTCGACTTCGCCCGCCCCGCCAACCCGGCGGAGCGGCAGGGCACCGCGTCCGGGATCACCAACATGGGCGGCTTCCTCGCCTCGATGACCACCCTGCTGGCGGTGGGCATCCTGCTCGACGCCACCGGCGACAACTACCGCATCGCCTTCTCGACGGTGTTCGTGCTGGAGGCCCTCGGGATCACCCAGATCCTCCGCCTGCGGGGCCGGGCCCTGTCACGGGAACGGGACCGGCTGGTCCCTGCCCCGGTGGCGGCATCAGCCAGATCCAGCCCCGCCGGCGTCGGAGGCGCGGGGCCATAATCAGCCCCGCCGGCGTTTGAGGCGCGGGGTCTGGGGCGGAGCCCCAGGTCCCGGCGCAGCCGGGCTCACCCGCCCGGCCGGCGCTACGGCGTAACGGCGAATGCGGCCAGGATGGCCCCGGCCAACTCCGCATCGCCCTCCACCTTCACCCGATCGGCGACGACGTGCGCACGGACCCGCCCCGCGGCGAGGCGGACGTACGTCTCCCAGTCCAGGGTCAGCGTCACCGCCGGGCCCAGCGACGGGGCCTTGTCCAGGGTCCCGCGGCCCGCCGCGTCCACCCGTACCGTCCGCATGAACTCCAGCGGCCCGTGCACGTCCACGACCACCGCCGAGTTCGCGGGGGCGCCCGCGCCCTTCGCGACCACCTTCGGCAGCCCGGCGAGGAGGATGTCCCGCGCCACGTACGCCCCCGGCGAGTCCCAGTTCCCGGGTACGCCCAGCGCCTGGCGCAGGTCCTGTTCGTGCATCCACACGTCGAAGGCGCGCAGCCGCAGCGCGTGCTCCAGCGTCACCTGGTCGCCCAGCGGGCCGCGCACCATCGTGTCCGGATCCCGCTTCTCGTTCCGCAGCTGCCGGGACCGGCGGATGACGGTGTACTCCAGCTCCGAGGTCATCTCCGGGGCGGTGTGGTGCCGTCGTACGTCGACCTGCACCTCCATGTACCGGCTGAACTCGTCCACCACGTGCCGCAGGTCCCGCGCGACGGTGTGGATCGGCCGCGGGTCCCCGAGCTGCTCACATTCGATGCCGATGATGTGGGACACGACGTCGCGGACCGACCAGCCGGGGCACGGGGTCGCCCGGTTCCACTCGCCCTCCGTCAGCGGGAGGACCAGCTCGGATATCGCCTCGATGGAGTGCGTCCACGCGTCGGCATAGGGCTGAAGGCTGGGATGGACGGTCAACGGGACCCCTCGCGGTGCTGTTCAGTGGCGCGTTCTGGAAGATCTGGACAACGGACTCGGCTTCCAAAACTACGCTGCCGGTGAGCACCCCGGCAGTGCTTTCGTGTGACGATCGTAGGCCCGAGTTGACGGCTTGAATGCCAGGACGGTGGTACTGTGCGCGCCTCGCTGATCCAAATCGCTGTGAATGAGGGCGAGTCGGTGGTTTCCCGGCGTGCCCGGGCGGCCGAGCTCGTACGGGAGCAGGCCGGCTCCGACCTCGTGGTCCTGCCGGAGCTGTGGACCGTCGGAGCCTTCGCCTACGAGCAGTTCGAGACGGAGGCCGAACCCCTCGACGGCCCCACCTTCGAGGCCATGTCCAAGGCCGCGCGCGACGCCGGGGTCTGGCTGCACGCGGGGTCGGTCGTCGAGCGCGCGGGCGACGGCTCGCTCTACAACACCGCCCTCGTGCTCTCCCCGACGGGCGAGCTGGCCGCCACCTACCGCAAGATCCACCGCTTCGGCTTCGACCAGGGAGAGGCGGTGCTCATGTCGCCCGGCGACTCCCTGACCACGGTCACCCTGCCGGAGCAGACCCTCGGCATCGCCACCTGCTACGACCTGCGCTTCCCCGAGCTGTTCCGCGGCCTGGTCGACGCCGGGGCCACCACGATGGTGGTCGTGGCGGGCTGGCCCGCCCGCCGCCGGTCCCACTGGACCCTGCTGAACCGGGCGCGCGCGGTGGAGGACCAGTCGTACGTCCTGGCCTGCGGCCTGGCCGGCACCCACGCGGGCGTCGAACAGGCCGGGCACAGCCTGGTGGTGGACCCCTGGGGCGAGGTCCTGGCCGAGGCGGGCCCGGGCGAGGACGTCCTCACCGTGGACCTCGACCCGGCGAAGGTCTCCGACACCCGCACCCAGTTCCCCGCCCTCAAGGACCGCCGTCTGGGCCGGGCCCAGGCGGCGGCGGGGCGGGGTCTAGATGAGTGAGTCCGAAGTGGCGTCGTCCGCCCGCAGACGCGCGTGCCTGGCACCTCCCCGCAGACGCCACTTCGGACTCACTCATCTAGGCTCAGCTGGATGACGGGTACGGGGGAGAGAGCAATGGCTGGGGCGGGCGGCTCCGACCAGGCGCCGGTGCTGCGGGAGCAGGCACCGGACCCGGGGCAGGAACAGGCGCAGGCCTGGGCCGAGGCGGACGCCCGCGTGCAGGAACGGATGCAGGTGCGGTACGAGCTCCCGCCGGACCCGGACGTGCACCGCACGCACCGCACGCAGCGGGCGATAGCGGGCGGCGCGCTGCTGCTGGGCGGGCTCGCGACCGTCTGGAGCCTGGGCGTGGGCACGACGGGGCTGTTCATCCCGCCCCTGCTCGCGCTCGTCGTCCCCGTCGTGGTCCGCGAGGCCGTCAGGTTCCGCCGGATCTGCCTGGGCCTGGCTCTCCTCCTGCTGCCCGTCGGGGTCGTCCTGTACCTCCTCGGCGCGTTCCTGCTGATCCCCTCGGCCGTGCTCCTGCTGCTGGCCCGCGGCGCCGACCCGCGCCGCAGCCCGGCGGGCGCCCGGGTCCGGGCCGGCTTCGCCGGCCTGATCGGCCTGCTGATGGCCGTGGTGTACGTCTACGCCATCGTGGCGGTCGCCTCGCGCGGCTAGGGGGTGGACCTTTCCGGCCACAGCACTAGGGGGCGTCTCCGGAGGCCCGTCCCCTACAGGTCGTCCTCCCGCTCCTTCTCCGCCATCCGGATCACGCACACGGCCACCGCGATCAGCAGCGCCGCGTCCGCGTCCTCGCGGATCACGTCCACGGCGTAGGTCTCGCGGATCCGGTACCACTGCCGCGAGACCAGGGCGAGCAGCTCCCCCTCGTACTCGACCTTGAACTCCCGGTCCAGGATCCGCCCGCTGACGTCGAGCTCGGTGTCCTCCACCAGGCTCACCCGGTAGTGGTTGCGCAGCAGCGAGAACCGCTTCCTGCGGATCACCGCGAGCCGGCGG comes from Streptomyces sp. NBC_01408 and encodes:
- a CDS encoding nitrate/nitrite transporter; the encoded protein is MTGAAAAAAVKDPPGGRGAVAVWGIGVAVYFVAVIFRTSLGVAGLDAADRFHVNASALATFSLLQLLVYAGMQIPVGLMVDRLGTKKVLTLGAVLFTAGQLGFALSPSYGMALAARALLGCGDAMTFISVLRLGTRWFPARRGPLMAQLAGLVGMAGNLVSTLVLAPVLHGVGWTPAFAGSAVAGLVVLVPLVLFLRDHPEGHEPASPPRGGGGFVRRQIRESWSEPGTRLGLWVHFTTQFPAMVFLLLWGMPFLVEAQGLSRTTAGGLLTLVVASNMALGLVYGQIVGRRQCSRIPLALGTVGLTALLWAAVLVYPGDRAPMWLLVTLCLVLGSCGPASMIGFDFARPANPAERQGTASGITNMGGFLASMTTLLAVGILLDATGDNYRIAFSTVFVLEALGITQILRLRGRALSRERDRLVPAPVAASARSSPAGVGGAGP
- a CDS encoding maleylpyruvate isomerase family mycothiol-dependent enzyme, whose protein sequence is MTVHPSLQPYADAWTHSIEAISELVLPLTEGEWNRATPCPGWSVRDVVSHIIGIECEQLGDPRPIHTVARDLRHVVDEFSRYMEVQVDVRRHHTAPEMTSELEYTVIRRSRQLRNEKRDPDTMVRGPLGDQVTLEHALRLRAFDVWMHEQDLRQALGVPGNWDSPGAYVARDILLAGLPKVVAKGAGAPANSAVVVDVHGPLEFMRTVRVDAAGRGTLDKAPSLGPAVTLTLDWETYVRLAAGRVRAHVVADRVKVEGDAELAGAILAAFAVTP
- a CDS encoding carbon-nitrogen family hydrolase — protein: MRASLIQIAVNEGESVVSRRARAAELVREQAGSDLVVLPELWTVGAFAYEQFETEAEPLDGPTFEAMSKAARDAGVWLHAGSVVERAGDGSLYNTALVLSPTGELAATYRKIHRFGFDQGEAVLMSPGDSLTTVTLPEQTLGIATCYDLRFPELFRGLVDAGATTMVVVAGWPARRRSHWTLLNRARAVEDQSYVLACGLAGTHAGVEQAGHSLVVDPWGEVLAEAGPGEDVLTVDLDPAKVSDTRTQFPALKDRRLGRAQAAAGRGLDE
- a CDS encoding LURP-one-related/scramblase family protein, which gives rise to MKYLVRDKVLAIGDDYWIEDEAGRHAFLVDGKALRVRDTLELKDPDGRILITLREKVFSFRDAMTLERERDGRRLAVIRRKRFSLLRNHYRVSLVEDTELDVSGRILDREFKVEYEGELLALVSRQWYRIRETYAVDVIREDADAALLIAVAVCVIRMAEKEREDDL